In Nocardia sputorum, a single genomic region encodes these proteins:
- a CDS encoding acyl-CoA carboxylase subunit beta, whose product MSTTAEKLADLRKRLELAQEPAGEAGVAKRAKKGIPSARDRINMLLDPGTFVEIGALVRKPGDSAALYGDGVVTGHGLVEGRPVAVFSHDQTVYGGSVGEMFGRKVAGILEYAAKVGCPVVGINDSGGARVQEAVTSLAWYAELGRRQEPLSGLVPQISMILGKCAGGAVYAPINTDVVVATEEAYMFVTGPKVIREVTGEDVSLEELGGARSQAEYGNIHHVAKDETAAFEWVREYLSYLPTSCQEQAPIVNPGLEPEITDSDLELNSIVPDADNSGYDMHEILVRIFDDGAFHEFGASAGRNVITGFARVDGRSVGVVANQPMVYAGALDARASDKAAHFVRLCDAFEIPLVFVVDTPGFLPGVEQEKIGVIKRGGRFLFSYVEASVPKVTVVIRKSYGGGYAVMGSKQLGADVNLAWPTARIAVMGAESAVSLIGAKQIDAAPEDQRAAIRQQMIDFYNATVATPWVAAERGYVDAVIEPAATRLEIRRALQLLRDKDLPRSPRKHHLLPL is encoded by the coding sequence GTGAGCACGACTGCCGAAAAACTCGCCGACCTGCGTAAGCGCCTGGAACTGGCGCAGGAGCCGGCGGGTGAAGCGGGGGTGGCCAAGCGGGCGAAGAAAGGCATTCCCAGCGCCCGCGACCGGATCAACATGCTGCTGGATCCGGGAACCTTCGTGGAGATCGGTGCGCTGGTCCGCAAGCCGGGCGATTCCGCCGCGCTCTACGGCGACGGCGTCGTCACCGGGCACGGCCTGGTCGAAGGCAGGCCCGTGGCGGTGTTCTCGCACGACCAGACGGTCTACGGCGGTTCGGTCGGCGAGATGTTCGGCCGCAAGGTGGCCGGGATCCTGGAGTACGCGGCCAAGGTCGGCTGCCCGGTGGTCGGCATCAACGACTCCGGCGGCGCGCGCGTGCAGGAGGCGGTGACCTCGCTGGCCTGGTACGCCGAGCTGGGCCGGCGCCAGGAGCCGCTGTCCGGCCTGGTGCCGCAGATCTCGATGATCCTCGGCAAGTGCGCCGGAGGCGCCGTCTACGCGCCGATCAACACCGATGTGGTGGTGGCGACCGAAGAGGCGTACATGTTCGTCACCGGTCCGAAGGTGATCCGCGAGGTCACCGGCGAGGACGTGAGCCTCGAGGAACTCGGCGGGGCGCGCAGCCAGGCGGAATACGGCAACATCCACCACGTGGCCAAGGACGAGACGGCCGCGTTCGAGTGGGTGCGCGAATACCTGAGCTACCTGCCGACCAGCTGCCAGGAGCAGGCGCCGATCGTGAACCCGGGTCTGGAGCCGGAGATCACCGACAGCGACCTGGAGCTGAATTCGATCGTCCCGGACGCCGACAACTCCGGGTACGACATGCACGAGATCCTGGTGCGCATCTTCGACGACGGCGCTTTCCACGAGTTCGGCGCGTCGGCGGGCCGCAACGTCATCACCGGGTTCGCCCGGGTGGACGGGCGCAGCGTCGGCGTGGTCGCCAACCAGCCGATGGTGTACGCGGGCGCGTTGGACGCCCGCGCCTCGGACAAGGCAGCGCATTTCGTGCGCCTGTGCGACGCGTTCGAGATCCCGCTGGTGTTCGTCGTCGACACGCCCGGCTTCCTGCCCGGTGTGGAGCAGGAGAAGATCGGCGTCATCAAGCGCGGTGGACGGTTCCTGTTCTCCTACGTGGAGGCGTCGGTGCCGAAGGTCACGGTGGTGATCCGCAAGTCCTACGGCGGCGGTTACGCCGTGATGGGCTCCAAGCAGCTGGGTGCCGACGTGAACCTGGCCTGGCCCACCGCGCGCATCGCCGTCATGGGCGCCGAGAGCGCGGTCAGCTTGATCGGAGCCAAGCAGATCGACGCCGCGCCCGAGGACCAGCGCGCGGCGATTCGCCAGCAGATGATCGACTTCTACAACGCCACCGTGGCGACGCCGTGGGTGGCCGCCGAGCGTGGCTACGTCGACGCGGTCATCGAGCCGGCGGCGACCCGGCTGGAGATCCGTCGCGCGCTGCAGTTGTTGCGGGACAAGGATCTTCCCCGCAGTCCGCGCAAGCATCACCTGCTGCCGTTGTAG
- a CDS encoding peptidylprolyl isomerase, translating to MTKVNLSTNYGSIVLELDDQKAPNTVRNFVDYVNAGHYNGTIFHRVIPGFMIQGGGFEPGLRQKGTKDPIQNEANNGLKNDKYTVAMARTNDPHSATAQFFINVADNAFLNHSAPNPAGWGYAVFGKVTEGTDVVDKIAGVATSSAGMHQDVPVDDVVIESAGIS from the coding sequence ATGACCAAGGTGAATCTCTCGACGAACTACGGATCGATCGTGCTCGAACTGGACGATCAGAAAGCGCCGAACACGGTGCGCAACTTCGTGGATTACGTGAACGCGGGCCACTACAACGGCACGATCTTCCACCGCGTCATTCCCGGCTTCATGATCCAGGGCGGCGGCTTCGAGCCCGGGCTGCGCCAGAAGGGCACGAAAGACCCGATTCAGAACGAAGCGAACAACGGCCTGAAGAACGACAAGTACACCGTCGCGATGGCCCGCACCAACGACCCGCACTCGGCCACCGCGCAGTTCTTCATCAACGTCGCCGACAACGCCTTCCTCAACCACTCCGCGCCCAACCCGGCGGGCTGGGGTTACGCCGTCTTCGGCAAGGTGACCGAAGGCACCGACGTGGTCGACAAGATCGCGGGCGTCGCCACTTCCTCGGCCGGCATGCACCAGGACGTTCCGGTCGACGACGTCGTTATCGAATCCGCCGGCATCAGCTGA
- a CDS encoding arabinosyltransferase domain-containing protein translates to MPDAATAVLTKPPAAPVVAPSDFRTARLIALVAGLLGALFALATPFLPVAQTTAVLKWPQSGTLGNVQAPLLSQVPIDLTATIPCETIAQLPERGGMLLATAPPQGDRAALEAMFVRVSDTSVDVIDRNAVVVSADRSRMGECTSLSISSDSERTYAVFNGLTRQVERPVEGAAPGTTESATVPVEGQLSGDLRPQVVGVFSDLKGAAPAGLSFDMTVDTRFSSSPTAIKLIAMVAAVLCTLIALAALARLDSSDGRGHRRFLPANWLKPTWADGAVVGTLLLWHFAGANTSDDGYILSMVRVAPHAGYMANYFRWYGVPEAPFGWYYYVIQIFSEISTASPWVRLPALACAILCWLVISREVVPRLGRGVRTSKVALWTGGLVFLAFWLPFDNGLRSEPIVALGALLTWVSIERAIATGRLLPAAVSVLVAAFTLAAAPTGLMCVAALLAGIRPMVRIVVRKHRQFAALGAGRWGSTLPLLAPIAAAGVLVLTAVYTDQTFAGIQEANRVRQVTGPNLAWYEDYLRYYYLFVETVDGSLSRRFAFLVMLLCLFTTMLVLLRRRQVPGIASGPTWRLMGVVFGTIFFMMFNPTKWTHHFGAYAGIAGSLAAVTAVAVSASALRARKNRAIFLAGLLFVLAVAFSGINGYWYVSSFGVPWFDKRISLHGYQSNTLMLVLFGLALALVGWYALREDYTKPQPSAKTARGRRIRRFAAIPLTVVAALMVALEVLSLVKGAVSQYPAYSLARSNVDALGGSTCGLANDVLVEPDPNGGRLEPIVDPAHPPTDPSDPLAGVDPVGFDPNGVPNDLSADSVEVKPGTGNTSTQSVGAAFAEGQSAGTGGGQGARGVNGSTVALPFGLDPATTPILGSYQNGVQQPANVTSSWYQLPARSADKPLVVISAAGRILSFDDTGAMKYGQSLTVDYGKRQPDGSVQKLGTYLPRDIGPFPSWRNLRVPLDEIAPDADAVRIVANDPILIGDQWLAFTPPRMPKLQTLNSLLGSQQPILLDWAVGLQFPCQRPFDHRNGVAEVPGYRILPDRPLAISSTNTWQAEEFGGPLGFAQMLAKSTTVPTYLKDDWARDWGSLERYDQYDRNAVPAKLDTGTATRSGFWSPGSMRVF, encoded by the coding sequence GTGCCCGACGCCGCAACCGCTGTTCTGACGAAACCCCCCGCCGCCCCGGTGGTGGCCCCGAGCGATTTCCGGACCGCCCGGCTCATCGCGCTGGTCGCCGGGTTGCTCGGCGCGCTGTTCGCGCTGGCGACTCCCTTTCTGCCGGTCGCACAGACCACCGCGGTACTGAAGTGGCCGCAGAGCGGGACGCTCGGCAATGTCCAGGCGCCGCTGCTGTCCCAGGTCCCGATCGATCTGACGGCGACGATCCCGTGCGAGACGATCGCCCAGCTGCCCGAGCGCGGCGGCATGCTGCTGGCCACCGCGCCGCCGCAGGGCGATCGGGCCGCGCTGGAGGCCATGTTCGTGCGGGTGTCGGACACCTCGGTGGACGTCATCGACCGCAACGCGGTGGTGGTCTCGGCCGACCGCAGCCGCATGGGCGAGTGCACGTCGCTGAGCATCAGCTCCGACAGCGAACGCACCTACGCCGTTTTCAACGGCCTCACCAGGCAGGTGGAGCGGCCGGTCGAGGGCGCGGCGCCCGGGACGACCGAGTCGGCCACCGTGCCGGTGGAGGGGCAACTGAGCGGTGATCTGCGGCCCCAGGTGGTCGGCGTGTTCTCCGACCTCAAGGGCGCGGCGCCTGCGGGGTTGTCGTTCGACATGACGGTGGACACCCGCTTCTCCTCCAGCCCGACCGCGATCAAGCTGATCGCGATGGTCGCGGCGGTGCTGTGCACGTTGATCGCCCTCGCGGCGCTGGCCCGGCTCGACAGCAGTGACGGGCGCGGGCACCGCCGGTTCCTGCCCGCGAATTGGCTGAAGCCGACCTGGGCGGACGGCGCGGTGGTCGGCACGCTGCTGCTATGGCACTTCGCGGGCGCGAACACCTCCGACGACGGCTACATCCTCAGCATGGTCCGGGTCGCTCCGCACGCGGGGTACATGGCCAACTATTTCCGCTGGTACGGCGTGCCGGAGGCGCCGTTCGGCTGGTACTACTACGTGATCCAGATCTTCTCGGAGATCTCCACCGCCAGTCCCTGGGTCCGGTTGCCCGCGCTGGCCTGCGCGATCCTGTGCTGGCTGGTGATCAGCCGCGAGGTGGTGCCCCGCCTCGGCCGGGGGGTGCGCACCAGCAAGGTGGCGCTGTGGACCGGCGGACTGGTGTTCCTGGCGTTCTGGCTGCCGTTCGACAACGGGCTGCGTTCCGAGCCGATCGTCGCGCTCGGCGCGTTGCTGACCTGGGTGTCGATCGAGCGGGCCATCGCGACCGGACGGCTGCTGCCCGCCGCGGTGTCCGTCCTGGTCGCGGCGTTCACTTTGGCGGCGGCGCCCACCGGCCTGATGTGTGTGGCGGCGCTGCTGGCCGGTATCCGGCCGATGGTGCGGATCGTGGTGCGCAAGCACCGGCAGTTCGCCGCGCTCGGCGCCGGGCGGTGGGGTTCGACGCTGCCGCTGCTCGCGCCGATCGCCGCGGCGGGCGTGCTCGTGCTGACGGCCGTCTACACCGACCAGACCTTCGCGGGCATCCAGGAGGCCAACCGGGTGCGTCAGGTGACCGGGCCGAACCTGGCCTGGTACGAGGATTACCTGCGCTACTACTACCTGTTCGTGGAGACCGTCGACGGCTCGCTCTCACGCCGCTTCGCCTTCCTGGTGATGCTGCTGTGCCTGTTCACCACCATGCTCGTGCTGCTGCGGCGCAGGCAGGTGCCCGGCATCGCCAGCGGGCCGACCTGGCGGCTGATGGGCGTGGTCTTCGGGACGATCTTCTTCATGATGTTCAACCCGACGAAGTGGACCCACCACTTCGGCGCGTACGCGGGCATCGCGGGTTCGCTGGCGGCGGTCACGGCCGTCGCGGTCTCGGCGAGCGCCCTGCGGGCCCGCAAGAATCGGGCGATCTTCCTGGCCGGCTTGCTGTTCGTGCTCGCGGTCGCGTTCTCGGGCATCAACGGCTACTGGTACGTGTCCAGCTTCGGCGTGCCGTGGTTCGACAAGCGGATCTCGCTGCACGGCTACCAGTCGAACACCCTCATGCTCGTCCTGTTCGGGCTGGCGCTGGCGCTGGTCGGCTGGTACGCGCTGCGGGAGGACTACACCAAGCCGCAGCCGTCGGCGAAGACGGCGCGCGGCAGGCGGATCCGCCGGTTCGCCGCGATCCCGCTGACCGTGGTCGCCGCGCTGATGGTCGCGCTCGAGGTGCTCTCGCTGGTGAAGGGCGCGGTCTCGCAGTACCCGGCGTACTCGCTGGCCCGGTCGAACGTCGACGCGCTCGGCGGCAGCACCTGCGGCCTGGCCAACGACGTGCTCGTGGAGCCGGACCCGAACGGCGGCAGGCTGGAGCCGATCGTGGACCCGGCGCACCCGCCGACCGATCCGTCCGACCCCCTGGCCGGCGTCGACCCGGTCGGTTTCGATCCGAACGGCGTGCCCAACGACCTGTCCGCCGACAGCGTCGAGGTGAAGCCGGGCACCGGTAACACCTCCACCCAGTCGGTCGGCGCGGCGTTCGCGGAGGGACAGAGCGCGGGCACCGGCGGCGGTCAGGGCGCGCGCGGCGTCAACGGCTCCACGGTCGCCCTTCCGTTCGGCCTGGACCCGGCGACCACGCCGATCCTCGGCAGCTACCAGAACGGTGTGCAGCAGCCGGCGAACGTCACCTCGAGCTGGTACCAGCTGCCGGCCCGTTCGGCGGACAAGCCGCTGGTGGTGATCTCGGCCGCCGGTCGCATCCTCTCCTTCGACGACACCGGCGCGATGAAGTACGGCCAGTCGCTGACCGTCGACTACGGCAAGCGGCAGCCCGACGGCAGCGTGCAGAAGCTCGGCACCTACCTGCCGCGCGACATCGGCCCGTTCCCGTCCTGGCGCAATCTGCGGGTGCCGCTGGACGAGATCGCGCCCGACGCCGACGCGGTGCGCATCGTCGCCAACGACCCGATCCTGATCGGGGACCAGTGGCTGGCGTTCACGCCGCCGCGGATGCCGAAGTTGCAGACGCTCAACAGCCTGCTCGGCTCCCAGCAGCCGATCCTGTTGGACTGGGCCGTGGGCCTGCAGTTCCCTTGCCAGCGTCCGTTCGACCACCGCAACGGCGTGGCCGAGGTGCCCGGCTACCGCATCCTGCCGGACCGCCCGCTGGCCATCAGCTCGACGAACACCTGGCAGGCCGAGGAGTTCGGCGGTCCGCTCGGCTTCGCGCAGATGCTGGCGAAGTCGACGACCGTGCCGACCTACCTGAAGGACGACTGGGCGCGCGACTGGGGCTCGCTGGAGCGCTACGACCAGTACGACCGCAACGCCGTCCCGGCAAAGCTGGACACCGGCACCGCCACTCGCTCCGGCTTCTGGTCCCCAGGCAGCATGCGGGTGTTCTGA
- a CDS encoding winged helix-turn-helix transcriptional regulator → MATKTAAQHRELAKQHYDAYIAECPTRQLLDRISDKWVSLILAALADGPRRYAELNRIIAGVSPKMLTQTLRGLERDGLLERRVTAEVPVRVDYELTPLGHSLQPVMSAVKAWAEARMDDVLAARAHYDSNRQ, encoded by the coding sequence ATGGCGACGAAAACCGCGGCGCAACACCGTGAGCTGGCCAAACAGCATTACGACGCGTATATCGCCGAGTGCCCGACCCGGCAGCTGCTGGACCGGATCAGCGACAAATGGGTGAGCCTGATCCTGGCCGCGCTCGCCGACGGCCCACGCCGCTACGCCGAACTGAACCGGATCATCGCGGGCGTGAGCCCCAAGATGCTCACCCAGACGCTGCGCGGACTGGAACGCGACGGCTTGCTGGAGCGGCGTGTCACGGCGGAAGTGCCGGTCCGAGTCGACTACGAACTCACCCCGCTCGGCCACAGCCTCCAGCCGGTCATGAGCGCCGTCAAAGCGTGGGCGGAGGCACGCATGGACGATGTCCTCGCCGCGCGGGCGCACTACGACAGTAACCGGCAGTAA
- a CDS encoding NADP-dependent oxidoreductase, with protein sequence MRAVVVRRPGPEAVAEIVEAPTPQPGPGAIRIAVAAATVNPVDLMVRAGVGGTPFAAPRDQWGVGWDVAGTVDALGAGVTEFTVGQAVIGISDRLDVSFGAQADYVVLETGNVAPAPLSVSPVRAATIPLNGLTAIQALDALDLASTDTLLVTGAAGAVGGFAVELAAARGIRVIASASPADEDTVRALGATDFVPRQASLPDAVRALVPGGVDAALDAAALGPATLAAVRGGGRFVSISVPNTPIPLRGTTVHTVLVRADRRQLDRLVAHVDAGELTLRVAETLPLTSVEAAHKRLAAGGLRGRLVLTP encoded by the coding sequence ATGCGAGCAGTAGTTGTCCGCCGGCCGGGACCGGAAGCCGTGGCGGAGATCGTGGAAGCGCCGACGCCGCAACCCGGTCCGGGCGCGATACGCATCGCGGTCGCGGCGGCGACGGTGAATCCGGTCGACCTGATGGTGCGGGCGGGCGTCGGCGGCACGCCGTTCGCCGCGCCGCGCGACCAGTGGGGCGTCGGCTGGGACGTCGCCGGCACGGTGGACGCGCTCGGCGCGGGCGTCACGGAGTTCACGGTGGGGCAGGCGGTGATCGGCATCAGCGACCGGCTCGACGTCTCCTTCGGCGCGCAGGCCGATTACGTGGTCCTGGAAACCGGAAATGTCGCGCCCGCTCCGCTTTCGGTGTCCCCGGTGCGAGCGGCCACCATCCCGCTCAACGGCCTCACCGCGATACAGGCCCTCGACGCGCTGGACCTAGCGTCCACCGACACCCTGCTGGTGACCGGCGCGGCGGGCGCGGTCGGCGGCTTCGCCGTCGAACTCGCTGCGGCGCGCGGTATCCGGGTGATCGCGTCGGCCTCGCCCGCTGACGAGGACACGGTCCGCGCTTTGGGCGCCACCGATTTCGTTCCGCGGCAGGCGTCCCTGCCGGATGCCGTCCGCGCCCTCGTCCCCGGCGGAGTCGACGCCGCCTTGGACGCGGCCGCGCTCGGCCCCGCGACGCTGGCGGCGGTGCGCGGCGGCGGGCGGTTCGTGTCGATCAGCGTCCCGAACACGCCGATCCCATTGCGAGGCACCACCGTACACACGGTCCTGGTCCGCGCCGACCGGCGACAACTCGACCGGCTGGTGGCCCACGTCGACGCGGGTGAACTCACCCTCCGCGTGGCCGAAACCCTCCCCCTCACCTCCGTCGAAGCCGCCCACAAACGCCTGGCCGCAGGTGGCCTACGCGGCCGCCTCGTCCTCACCCCGTAG